One segment of Physeter macrocephalus isolate SW-GA chromosome 3, ASM283717v5, whole genome shotgun sequence DNA contains the following:
- the LOC114485973 gene encoding mitochondrial fission regulator 1-like, which translates to MLMNFASLQTLPNISDLCLRDVPPVPTLADIAWIAADEEETYARVRSDTRPLRHTWKPSPLIIIQRNASVPNLRGSEERLLALKKPALPALSRTTELQEELSHLRSQIAKIVAADAGSSNVSSPLPCFGSSFHSTTSSLGRTKERQLEWICKICHCPGWESND; encoded by the exons ATGTTGATGAATTTTGCTTCCCTGCAGACCCTGCCCAACATCTCTGATCTCTGTCTGAGGGATGTGCCCCCAGTCCCTACTCTGGCTGACATCGCCTGGATTGCTGCAGATGAAGAGGAGACTTATGCCCGGGTCAG GAGCGATACACGCCCCCTGAGGCACACCTGGAAGCCCAGCCCTCTGATCATCATTCAGCGCAATGCCTCAGTGCCCAACCTCCGTGGGTCAGAGGAGAGGCTCCTGGCCTTGAAGAAGCCGGCCCTGCCGGCCCTCAGCCGCACCACAGAGCTGCAGGAGGAGCTGAGCCACCTGCGCAGCCAGATTGCTAAAATAGTGGCAGCTGATGCAG GAAGTTCAAATGTCTCTTCTCCCTTACCTTGTTTTGGATCCTCATTCCACTCTACAACTTCCTCTTTGGGGAGAACCAAGGAAAGGCAACTAGAGTGGATTTGCAAGATCTGCCATTGCCCAGGATGGGAAAGCAATGATTAA